Part of the Lolium rigidum isolate FL_2022 chromosome 6, APGP_CSIRO_Lrig_0.1, whole genome shotgun sequence genome, TATACCATCCGCCGGTGGGGTGCCGTCTTTCTTGGAGGCGGCGGCATGGGGCGGGCCGACGGGGGCGCGGCACATGGGGCAGGTGCAGTGCGCGCGCAGCCAGGCGTCGACGCACTCGGCGTGGAGCAAATGCGCGCACTTGGGCAGCCGCCGCACCGTCTCGCCGCCCTCCACCTGCCCGAGGCACACCGCACAGTCCGCTGCCGCCTCATTCGCGTCGTCCACGGCCCCTGGGACAACGACGGCGGGGAGCTCGTACGTGAAGGTCGGGAgcgcggcgatggcggcgtcgcTCATGCCGCGGCGCTCGGGCCCCGGCGAGGCGGCGCCGGCCTCCTGGTCCTCCGCGCCCGCGGCGATCAGGCGTTGGCTGCGTCTGCGGCGGGTGCAGACGTACCAGATGGCGAGGTAGAGGAGGAAGGTGGCGATGCCGATGGCGAAGGAGAGGCCGATGAAGAGCAGCCGCGACCGGTTGCTGTACCTCGAGTTGTCGGCGAAGAGCCATGAGTTGGGCGTGTTCATCTTCGAGACTCCTCGATCGCCTGCACGAAAATGGCTTCTCGATCGATCGGCTTCCTTGCCGGAATAGCGGAACAGCACCAGGTTGTGTAGTGTAGTGTGTTCTACTGGTGCAAAGCCGTAGCGGCCGTAGCAAGCTTGGTGTGCTTTTCTTGTTTTCTCGAGGTCGCGTACGTCTCTGCTGGGGCAAAACGGGCAACGGCCGTATATAAAGGGCCGGGCGGCGATGGGTCGGTCTGAGCCTCTGAGGCTTGATCGCAATGGCACGGAACGGCGAGTGAACGCGCTGCAAAGGTGGTCAGTGTTTCGCGAGCCCGAGTGATGGTAACCACCATAGATATTTGAGCAAAGCGTGACCCAAACCGATCCATCACCCACGGGGAAGATTGACAGCCGATCCAAGATACACACGAACCACTCATCAATCATCATAGCTCGGTGGTCAGGTCGACCagatctgttactctgctgcacgTGCCTGAGATGAGATCCCTGGATATTTGTTCTGGGTACCAGATGTATTTTGCCCTGCAGGCCGACTTTTTTTTTCACGAAAAtgaccaccgatctattaatcatCATCAATAGAAGTACAGAGAAaaccaaaagtaataaaaattacgaaAAGATCTTTGAACCACCTAGCGAAGACCGCGAACACCAGAACGAGCCGAAGACGCGCCGCCGTCCTCACCCATCCATCACTAAGTTGTAAAGTTGAGCATCTCCACCGATTTAGGTTTATGAACTTATAATCGTGGAATCAACCCCGCAATCAGATTCTAAGTCCATTCCATCCAATATACATCCTTACATTTTATTTAGGATTAGGAATAGGTGTAATCAGAAGTGCTTTTGGCATGCACTTCTTTGGGATTCTATTGAACTCACAAATTGGATTGTAAATGTTTCATCTTTTAGATATTGATATTAGAGGGCTTGtgccaaaaaaaaacaaattgatTTTTCGTAAATACTATGCGAAAAAAAAACACTACTTAAAAGAAATTTTGCATCTGGATATGGTGATGAAAAAAATTGAGATACCCAACTTTCTGGCCCAATGACATGCAAATATAGGTAAGCCGTGTGGAAAAATATAATCATCTGGTGTGTGCAGCCCAACTTATTGGGTAAAAAAAATCGCAACCGCTTTTCCGCCCATGCCACAGGACGATCATGCCGTTAACGAATCAGTCGCCACCCATCCGTGCATCGCTGGCTCCCACATCCTATTTAACCCTTAGATCGTgatatcacaactctttattattttgaattttaaataattatttaaataaacatcaaTGGTTAAGTCATAATAATCTCTAccgaggatgcaattattaatttacttttaaaaaaatcctaaatttctagcaaaaactaaaatcttcttgctttcatatttccatttgaaattttgagaataTAAAAATTGGCTATCCAGGTCAACCCTGGTGGATTCGGATGTAGCTTTTTCCCAcgattatttttatatattattttttTCCGATGTCGTATGCAATCAGAAAAGCCATTTTATTGATATGGCGCAATTTTGCAAAAGatcgaaattcatttttgttAAATTCTCTTGCAACTAGATGATATAACATATGGACATctcgaaagattttattttttaaattttttatcattttctacCATTCAGTTGAAAGTTAAAAAGGCGATTGAGGGGGAGGGGTGCGTGGAGGGAAATTTACAACCTCTACGCCGCGGGTGGCAGTCGACGTagttaaaaaaaaaaggaaaagctaTACCAAGGGTGTCCATCGGCGTAGCCTTCATGCCGTAACAGGGCTGTCACCACCTAAGTTTGGTGGGCGCATGCACAGGCCTAGGCTGATGGCCCACGATGTGCCGAGGGAAGCCGTCAGCGTAGCGTTTCCTACACCGAGGGCATCGCTACGTCGACGGTCCTTTTGGCGGGTTGGCCTGGAGGCACATACACCGACGGTCTCAATTTTTAGCCATCGGTGTATGAAAAGGCCATCGGCGCAGCGCGCTATTCCTGTAGTGTAGTGGATCGTCTATCTAAAAATCTCTGTGTGTGTTACTCTCAGTAGTAGCTCTCATGCACGGCCGTTCTCAACTTCACTGCCAAACAGCTTTGCTCGCATTATCTGCTACCGCCCTTTTCGAAAGCAAGAGGGACCTGACGTGTTGGTTGCCAACTTGCCATCCATGATCCATCATGCCTCATTTTTTGAGCATTCCGCGAACTCAAATTATAGGAGCTCAGCTATTTACGTATTAGGGCATcccagcggcgcgatgcaaatggacgctgagcaaccgtttgtgtccgccgtgaccgaaaatgcgtctggcaccacctccagcggcgcgacgcaaagtgatcgggcagttcgcggagacgcaaacacctggcccaaatatgcgccaggtttgtgtctctgcggacgctgcgcggacgcgcaaagtgtccgctcggtcctcgcatgggcccgcctggcaggggcACAACTATTTCGTCTTCCACGGCATTACttgcgggcggcgcgctgcagcctttgcagggccgcgttaatggcgcgcctcggcttccgcgagcgtgcgcagctaggcgCCGTTgcagtggcaggacattgaaggcgagatggcgtccgagcctcttaaaaGGAAGCTGTCGGCagccatttccccgaccaaatcATTGTCAGGTCCCACACTATCCACCCCACCgatgccatggggaagaaatgctggccgttccgcaagaccaagaacgaccacgaggctaacggctcgcggtccggcaagaaggcacgggtcggccggtacgtccgcgtcgacttcgcgcggcagctatgggaggaaaaccagcCGGTATCATGGGcagacgcgaacttgccgggagggggctggtacctcaactcaagGCGCGTGccgggcccccccccccccctccgtgTCGCGCGaaggccgagagcggcgggacgaggtgcgccgccgccgagcgatcttgccgccggatctgcgggacgATCAGGCGTAcgcgctgctggcgtgtagttgacgtgggagttagaagtcttcttttcttcagttccccggcaacggcgccagaaatttagcttgatgacgcgtaaagcacacgctcgttgggaaccccaagtggaaggtgtgatgcgtacagcagcaagtttccctcgcaagaaaccaaggtttatcgaacccagtaggagccaagaagcacgttgaaggttgatggcggcgggatgtagtgcggcgcaacaccagggattccggcgccaacgtggaacctgcacaacacaaccaaagtactttgccccaacgaaacgagtgaggttgtcaatctcaccggcttgctgtaacaaaggattaaccgtattgtgtggaagatgattgtttgcagaaaacgagtagaacaagtattgcagtagattgtatttcgagtatagagaattggaccggggtccacagttcactagaggtgtctctcccataagataaacagcatgttgggtgaacaaattacggttgggcaattgacaaataaagagagcatgaccatgcacatacatatcatgatgagtatagtgagatttaattgggcattacgacaaagtacatagaccgtcatccaaccgcatctatgcctaaaagtccaccttcaggttatcatccgaaccccctccagtattaagttgctaacaacagacaattgcattaagtatggcgcgtaatgtaactagtgactacatccttgaacatagcactaatgttttatccctagtggcaacagcacaacacaaccttagaactttctgtcaccttgtcccggtgtcaatgcgggcatgaacccactatcgagcataagtactccctcttggagttacaagcatctacttggccagagcatctactagtaacggaaagcatgcaagatcataaacaacacataagcataactttgataatcaacataacaagtattctctattcatcggatcccaacaaacgcaacatatagaattacggatagatgatcttgatcatgttaggcagctcacaagatccgacaatgatagcacaatggggagaagacaaccatctagctactgctatggacccatagtccaggggtagactactcacacatcacaccggaggcgaccatggcggcgtagagtcctccgggagatgattcccctctccggcaggggtgccggaggcgatctctcggatcccccgagatgggatcggcggcggcggcgtctccggaaggttttccgtatcgtggttctcggtgcggggttttcgtcacggagactttttataggcgaaagggcaggtcaagaggcggcacgggggccccacaccacaggccggcgcggccaaggggggggccgcgccgccctatagtgtggcccctccgtggcccctcttcgtctctccttcggacttctggaagcttcgtggaaaaataggcccctgggctttgatttcgtccaattccgagaatatttccttactaggatttctgaaaccaaaaacagcagaaaacaagcaatcagcacttcggcatcttgttaataggttagttccagaaaatgcacgaatatgacataaagtgtgcataaaacatgtagataacatcaataatatggcatggaacataagaaattatcgatacgtcggagacgtatcagcatccccaagcttagttctgctcgtcccgagcaggtaaaacgataacacgagataatttcggagtgacatgccatcataatcttgatcatactatttgtaaagcatatgtagtgaatgcagcgatcaaaacaatgtatatgacatgagtaaacaagtgaatcatatagcaaagacttttcatgaatagcacttcaagacaagcatcaataagtcttgcataagagttaactcataaagcaataattcaaagtagagatattgaagcaacacaaaagaagattaagtttcagcggttgctttcaacttgtaacatgtatatctcatggatattgtcaacatagagtaatataataagtgcaataagcaagtatgtaggaatcaatgcatagttcacacaagtgtttgcttcttgaggtggagagaaataggtgaactgactcaacattgaaagtaaaagaatggtccccatagaggaaaagcatcgattgctatatttgtgctagagctttgattttgaaaacatgaaacaattttgtcaacggtagtaataaagcatatgcatcatgtaaattatatcttataagttgcaagcctcatgcatagtgtactaatagtgcccgcaccttgtcctaattagcttggactacctggattatcaccgcaatacatatgctttaaccaagtatcacaaaggggtacctctatgccgcctgtacaaaggtctaaggagaaagctcgcatttggatttctcgcttttgattatcctcaacttagacatccatacccggacaacatagacaacagataatggactcctcttttatgcataagcatataacaacaattaataattttctcatttgagatttgaggattgttgtccaaaactgaaacttccaccatggaacatggcttcggttagcggcccaatgttcttctctcacaatatgcatgctcaaatcattcaactcagtgtagatcgcccttacttcagacaagacgaacatgcatagcaactcacatgaaattcaacaatgaacagttgatggcgtccccagtaaacatggttatcgcacaacaagcaacttaataagagataaagtgcataatgacatattcaataccacaatagtttttaagctatttgtcccatgagctatatattgcataggtgaatgatggaattttaaaggtagcactcaagcaatttactttggaatggcggaaaataccatgtagtataggtaggtatggtggacacaaatggcatagtggttggctcaagtgttttggatgcatgagaagtattccctctcgatacaaggtttaggctagcaaggcttatttgaaacaaacacaaggatgaaccggtgcagcaaaactcacataaaagacatattgaaaacattataagactctacaccgtcttccttgttgttcaaactcaatactagaaattatctagaccttagagaaaccaaatatgcaaaccaaattttagcatgctctatgtatttcttcattaatgggtgcaaagcatatgatgcaagagcttaatcatgagcacaacaattgccaagtatcacattacccaagacatttatagcaattactacatgtatcattttccaattccaaccatataacaatttaacgaagaagaaacttcgccatgaatactatgagtagaaaccaaggacatacttgtccatatgctacagcggagcgtgtctctctcccataaagtgaatgctaggatccattttatttaaacaaaacaaaaacaaaaaaaaaccgacgctccaagaaaaagcacataagatgtgatggaataaaaatatagtttcaggggaggaacctgataatgttgtcgatgaagaaggggatgccttgggcatccccaagcttagacagcttgagtcttcttgatatatgcaggggtgaaccaccgggtgcatccccaagcttagagctttcactctccttgatcatgttgcatcatactcctctcttgatccttgaaaacttcctccacaccaaactcgaaacaactcattagagggttagtgcacattataaattgacatattcagaggtgacacaatcattcttaacacttctggacattgcataatgctactggacattagtggatcaaagaaattcatccaacatagcgaaagaggcaatgcgaaataaaaggcagaatctgtcaaaacagaacagttcgtattgacgaattttaaaatggcaccagacttgctcagatgaaaatgctcaaattgaatgaaagttgcgtacatatctgaggatcatgcacgtaaattggcttaattttctgagttacctacagggaggtggacccagattcgtgacagcaaagaaatctggaactgtgcagtaatccaaatctagtacttacttttctatcaacggcttaacttggcacaacaaaacacaaaactaagataaggagaggttgctacagtagtaaacaacttccaagacacaaaataaaaacaaagtactgtaggtaaaaacatgggttgtctcccataagcgcttttctttaacgcctttcagctaggcgcgaaagtgtgtatcaagtattatcaagagacgaagtgtcaacatcataatttgttctcataatagaatcaaaaggtaccttcattctctttctagggaagtgttccatacctttcttgagaggaaattgatattttatattaccttccttcatatcaatgatagcaccaacgagttcgaagaaaaggtcttcccaatataatgggacaagatgcattgcattcaatatccaagacaacaaaatcaacgggaaccaggttattgttaatggtaatgcgaacattatcaactttacccaaaggtttctttgtagaatgatcagcaagattaacatccaaataacaatttttcggtggtggcaagtcaagcatattataaattttcttaggcataacgaaatacttgcaccaagatcacataaagcattacaatcaaaatctttaaccttcatcttaatgatgggctcccaaccatcctctaactttttaggaatagaggcttcacgctctagtttctcttctctagcttttatgacagcatttgtaatatgatgcgtgaaagccaaatttatagcactagcattaggacttttagcaagtttttgcaagaactttataacttcagagatatggcaatcatcaaaattcaaaccattataatctaaagcaatgggatcatcatccccaatgttggaaaaaatttcagcagctttatcacaggcagtttcagcagttttagcagtttcaggcagtttttcgcgctttgcattcgaagtggaaacattgctaacaccaattcttttattagtatgagtaggaggtgcagcaacatgtgtagcattagcattactagtggtggtaatagtccaaactttagctatattcttctctttagctagtttttcattttcttctctatcccacctagcacgcagttcagccattaatcttatattctcattaattctaacttgaatggcatttgctgtagtagtaattttattatgatgattctcattaggcaaaacttttgatttcaaaagatcaacatcagcagcaagactatcgactttagaagcaagtatatcaattttcccaagcttttcttcaacagatttgttaaaagcagtttgtgtactaataaattttttaagcatgccttcaagtccagggggtgaactcctattattgttgtaagaattcccataagaattaccatagccgttgccattattataaggatatggcctatagttgttactagaattgttccggtaagcattgttgttgaaattattatttttaatgaagtttacatcaacatgttcttcttgtgcaaccaatgaagctaatggaacattattaggatcaatattagtcctatcattcacaagcatagacataatagcatcaatcttatcactcaaggaagaggtttcttcgacggaatttaccttcttaccttgtggagctctttccgtgtgccattcagagtagttgatcatcatattatcaagaagccttgttgcttcaccaagagtgatggacataaaggtacctccagcagctgaatccaataaattccgtgaagaaaaatttagtcctcgcatagaaggtttggatgatcatccaagtagtcagtccatgggttgggcaatttttaaccagagatttcattctttcccaagcttgagcaacatgttcagtatctaattgtttaaaattcattatgctactcctcaaagatataattttagcagggggataatatctaccaataaaagcatccttgcatttagtccatgaatcaatactattcttaggcagagatagcaaccaatctttagctcttcctcttaatgagaaagggaacaattttagtttaataatatcaccatctacatctttatatttttgcatttcacatagttcaacaaaattattaagatgggcagcagcatcatcagaactaacatcagaaaattgctctcgcataacaagattcagtaaagcaggtttaatttcaaagaattctgctgtagtagcaggtggagcaataggtgtgcataagaaatcattattatttgtggttgtgaagtcacacaacttagtgttttcagcgttggccattttagcaacagtaaataaaacaaactagataaagtaaatgcaagtaaactaatttttttgtgttttcgatatagcaaacaagataacaagtaaagtaaaactagcaactaatttttttgtattttgatttagtgcagcaaacaaattagtaaataaaactaagcaagacaaaaacaaagtaaagagattgagaagtggagactccccttgcagcgtgtcttgatctccccggcaacggcgccagaaatttagctgctggcgtgtagttgacgtgggagttagaagtcttcttttcttcagttccccggcaacggcgccagaaatttagcttgatgacgcgtaaagcacacgctcgttgggaaccccaagtggaaggtgtgatgcgtacagcagcaagtttccctcagtaagaaaccaaggtttatcgaaccagagaggagccaagaagcacgttgaaggttgatggcggcgggatgtagtgcggcgcaacaccagggattccggcgccaacgtggaacctgcacaacacaaccaaagtactttgccccaacgaaacgagtgaggttgtcaatctcaccggcttgctgtaacaaaggattaaccgtattgtgtggaagatgattgtttgcagaaaacgagtagaacaagtattgcaagtagattgtatttcagtatagagaattggaccggggtccacagttcactagaggtgtctctcccataagataaacagcatgttgggtgaacaaattacagttgggcaattgacaaataaagagagcatgaccatgcacatacatatcatgatgagtatagtgagatttaattgggcattacgacaaagtacatagaccgtcatccaactgcatctatgcctaaaaagtccaccttcgaggttatcatccgaacccctccagacattaagttgctaacaacagacaattgcattaagtatggcgcgtaatgtaactagtgactacatccttgaacatagcactaatattttatccctagtggcaacaagcacaacacaaccttagaactttctcgtcatcgtcccggtgtcaatgcgagcatgaacccactatcgagcataagtactccctcttggagttacaagcatctacttggccgagagcatctactagtaacggaaagcatgcaagatcataaacaacacataagcataactttgataatcaacataacaagtattctctattcatcggatcccaacaaacgcaacatatagaattacggatagatgatcttgatcatgttaggcagctcacaagatccgacaatgatagcacaatggggagaagacaaccatctagctactgctatggacccatagtccaggggtagactactcacacatcacaccggaggcgaccatggcggcgtagagtcctccgggagatgattcccctctccggcagggtgccggaggcgatctcctcggatcccccgagatgggatcggcggcggcggcgtctctggaaggttttccgtatcgtggttctcggtactgggggtttcgtcacggagactttttataggcgaaagggcaggtcaagaggcggcacgggggccccacaccacaggccggcgcggccaaggggggccgcgccgccctatagtgtggcccctccgtggcccctcttcgtctctccttcggacttctggaagcttcgtggaaaaataggcccccgggctttgatttcgtccaattccgagaatatttccttactaggatttctgaaaccaaaaacagcgagaaaacaacgaatcggcacttcggcatcttgttaataggttagttccagaaaatgcacgaatatgacataaagtgtgcataaaacatgtagataacatcaataatgtggcatggaacataagaaattatcgatacgtcggagacgtatcacgcgctgaactcctacaattggatttcattcgggaagtgggagttcgacgcgtgccgccgcgctggctacctcagcgacgtagactacttcaactgcgagatcgccgcagaagaagaagagaacgaccaggaggacgagGACATGGACACGACAGGCTACGGCCACGATGACGGCGGcccgcgtgggatccggagacccaaccgccggacatttccgaggaggaggccattgccatggcactgcccaactgcgagcaggacgagctcaacgacctcgctttgtgggacgggctcgcaatctagctccgcgagtcagcgctcgcgcaggggaggccgacgactcctccggccacgccgacgcgttccaacgaccacgctccacctgctgctccggcgtggcAGCCATGGCCACAGCCTccggcccatgcggcggtacctcctccaccgccgacgtacgagcttccatgaccTACGCCGGAGTTCATTGACCTCGTCAGTGATGACGAGCAGTAGGCAGCACCTACTTTTACCACGCCTTTAtggcttttttatttttttatttatgtaaattatggcttcataaatggaaaaaaaaattatgcgtcgtgccgctggagccatccCGACGCAAACTACCGTCTGGACGATTTTGACCATTTAGGCTGACGCACACGTACGTCCGTTtccgaaatg contains:
- the LOC124659397 gene encoding RING-H2 finger protein ATL39-like, translating into MNTPNSWLFADNSRYSNRSRLLFIGLSFAIGIATFLLYLAIWYVCTRRRRSQRLIAAGAEDQEAGAASPGPERRGMSDAAIAALPTFTYELPAVVVPGAVDDANEAAADCAVCLGQVEGGETVRRLPKCAHLLHAECVDAWLRAHCTCPMCRAPVGPPHAAASKKDGTPPADGIATAESLPPV